From Aedes albopictus strain Foshan chromosome 1, AalbF5, whole genome shotgun sequence, one genomic window encodes:
- the LOC115259751 gene encoding uncharacterized protein LOC115259751: MANEQTKSVPSSISFPGSFPEEIVELINCHGLDVSDVGQVINFLTNSGLAQLVEDSEKQLNLVFTQSNTVDDDSRTISLTFFFKSCFFIQYSVLPAVPDLPDDSQSKHNPLPPADSCGEETTDPSSETPEPPEEPPRPTKAEGGAQTEPNGTSQVENLEAETDAQADEQAHKISSKPIELPSSSKAAENKTDKPASTEAGAASDKNQQEFHSTKEKKSDQTSTDDLTPDRLLAILQNSPVGKDIIRLAGEGILSERRQQELAEFVAQWHLSNKKKLVEADLQKYSWSVTSLFENEKVVRKFFDNFSK; encoded by the exons ATGGCTAACGAACAGACAAAAAGCGTGCCGTCGTCAATATCGTTTCCTGGCtcatttcccgaagaaattgtgGAGCTGATAAATT GTCACGGGTTAGATGTTTCAGACGTTGGACAGGTGATAAACTTCTTAACCAACAGCGGGCTGGCGCAGCTAGTGGAGGACTCGGAGAAGCAGCTCAACCTCGTTTTTACG CAAAGCAATACTGTGGATGACGATTCCCGGACAATTTcactaactttttttttcaaatcgtgcTTTTTTATACAGTATAGTGTACTGCCTGCCGTGCCTGATTTGCCGGACGATAGCCAAAGCAAGCATAATCCGCTGCCACCTGCTGATAGTTGTGGGGAAGAAACGACAGACCCATCGAGCGAAACTCCGGAACCACCCGAGGAACCACCAAGGCCTACTAAAGCCGAAGGTGGAGCGCAAACGGAACCAAACGGGACTTCACAAGTGGAGAACCTTGAAGCAGAAACAGATGCACAGGCGGACGAACAAGCTCATAAAATTTCCTCGAAACCAATCGAACTTCCATCCAGTTCAAAG GCTGCTGAAAATAAAACCGATAAACCGGCTAGCACTGAAGCGGGAGCAGCGTCCGACAAGAATCAACAG GAATTTCATTCTACCAAAGAGAAGAAAAGTGATCAAACCAGCACCGACGATTTAACGCCTGACAGATTGCTAGCTATTCTTCAAAACTCGCCCGTAGGAAAGGATATAATACGCCTGGCAGGAGAAGGTATCTTATCGGAACGTCGACAGCAAGAGCTAGCCGAATTTGTAGCACAGTGGCACCTTTCCAATAAGAAAAAGTTGGTGGAAGCGGATTTACAAAAGTACTCTTGGTCTGTTACTTCTCTGTTCGAGAACGAGAAAGTGGTAAGAAAATTTTTTGACAACTTTTCCAAATGA